One stretch of Brachyhypopomus gauderio isolate BG-103 chromosome 8, BGAUD_0.2, whole genome shotgun sequence DNA includes these proteins:
- the artn gene encoding uncharacterized protein artn, producing the protein MTGEDTRVREDGKEPWHQEYPVSTSAQCHLRCWKVMIFVCMCLLGVADGGVAAEGREVSAPTGLNLQDIKALQHHSSGAQSRRPWALHDVSLAEEGEAYRTRWQRTPADPAPSRKPRPRKGHRGRKRQRSEEDCRLEKKQLRVRDLGLGYDSDEIVLFKFCAGTCASSRTNYDLALSFLISSGGTGLRDPSVRDLSTRPCCRPTRFETVSFMDARASWQTIRWLSAANCSCLG; encoded by the exons ATGGCAAGGAGCCGTGGCATCAGGAGTATCCCGTTTCTACATCTGCCCAGTGTCACCTGAGGTGCTGgaag GTGATGATCttcgtgtgtatgtgtctgctgGGTGTAGCTGACGGGGGGGTAGCTGCGGAGGGCAGAGAGGTATCTGCCCCCACTGGACTGAACCTCCAGGACATCAAGGCACTGCAGCACCACTCGTCCGGGGCTCAGAGCAGACGTCCCTGGGCCCTTCATG ACGTGTCATTGGCGGAGGAAGGTGAGGCGTACAGGACCAGGTGGCAGCGCACACCAGCTGACCCCGCCCCTTCTCGGAAACCCCGCCCCCGCAAGGGTCACAGGGGTCGCAAGCGTCAGCGCAGCGAGGAGGACTGCCGTCTGGAGAAGAAACAGTTGCGTGTGCGGGACCTGGGCCTGGGTTACGACTCGGACGAGATCGTGCTCTTCAAGTTCTGCGCGGGGACGTGCGCCAGCTCCCGCACCAACTACGACCTGGCGCTCAGCTTCCTGATCAGCAGCGGTGGGACGGGCCTGCGGGACCCGAGCGTGCGGGACCTGAGCACGCGGCCCTGCTGCCGGCCCACGCGCTTCGAGACCGTCTCCTTCATGGACGCCCGCGCCAGCTGGCAGACCATCCGATGGCTCTCTGCCGCCAACTGCAGCTGCTTGGGATGA
- the lrrc41 gene encoding leucine-rich repeat-containing protein 41 isoform X3 has protein sequence MATGSSSLVQLCIKTVARHMDALEERVRDLPASLLKDLMPHLNIFYLDRIEKAAKLKGVSTSFAWAAKWQDLNRTWRCKLKFMSPEADWKQTCLESVFHMVLMRRTQVQNSFPELSASDVLSVSAPYVRVLSLHATARVVCTRLASEELRPVLSALEKGVRSLRMLDARTLLRHGHADVLFVLHRLLDHGAVTEVLLRRAPDHSVLGWFMSRCRGSHRTPSAASGSSGDEDLWTREGPGAAKRPRLCLLGYEEQGSKWTPSCSADGPCPQGQVRCLDLEVPTLSTVSQLLPSCLGLHAFHLSCSQPVVEDEVADLVESLTKLFLSPHCCLRDLSVGNVCDRGLLASVLTACPTLNGLSLEINLPQDHSPSTCPSIQSHHKLALEKLSLKSSAFQTTVVSFPAVLEHAPVLTSLHVTGVRHARGLLCMLPECNPLLKELRLEDMSLADCHQELLHLLENSVLEELSLRDCRLLEKCAEKKDLLVAFVEAARRRSSLRVLALPQNRLAPTLSCLLTCWSSVRGWRSIALSIA, from the exons ATGGCTACCGGCAGTTCGTCGCTCGTGCAGCTGTGCATCAAGACGGTCGCGCGACACATGGACGCGCTGGAAGAGCGCGTGCGCG ATTTGCCAGCTTCACTGCTCAAAGACTTGATGCCCCATCTGAACATTTTCTACCTGGACAGAATAGAAAAGGCTGCAAAACTTAAAG GAGTATCTACGTCGTTTGCTTGGGCGGCGAAGTGGCAGGACTTAAATCGAACATGGAGATGCAAACTGAAG TTCATGTCTCCGGAGGCGGACTGGAAGCAGACGTGTCTGGAGAGTGTTTTCCACATGGTTCTGATGAGACGCACCCAAGTGCAGAACTCCTTCCCAGAACTCAGCGCTTCCGACGTTCTCTCCGTGTCTGCGCCGTACGTGCGTGTGCTCTCCCTCCACGCCACAGCGCGGGTCGTGTGCACGCGTCTGGCCTCCGAGGAGCTGCGACCCGTCCTGTCCGCTCTGGAGAAGGGGGTGAGGTCCCTCAGGATGCTGGACGCCAGGACGCTGCTCAGACATGGACACGCAGACGTGCTGTTTGTGCTCCACCGTCTGCTCGACCATGGGGCAGTGACGGAGGTGCTTCTGAGGAGAGCTCCTGATCACTCGGTCTTGGGCTGGTTCATGTCCAGATGTAGAGGTTCCCACAGGACGCCTTCAGCCGCTTCAGGGAGTTCTGGTGATGAAGATCTCTGGACGCGGGAGGGACCAGGTGCAGCCAAACGTCCTCGCTTGTGTCTGCTTGGGTATGAGGAGCAGGGCAGCAAGTGGACCCCCTCCTGCAGTGCTGATGGGCCGTGTCCCCAGGGGCAGGTCCGGTGTCTGGACCTGGAGGTTCCCACCCTGAGCACCGTGTCCCAACTTCTGCCTTCTTGCCTGGGACTCCACGCCTTCCACCTCTCCTGCAGCC AGCCTGTGGTGGAGGATGAAGTAGCCGACCTGGTGGAGTCCCTCACAAAGCTGTTCCTGAGCCCCCACTGTTGCCTAAGAGACCTGAGCGTTGGGAATGTGTGTGACCGGGGTCTCCTGGCCAGCGTCCTGACCGCCTGTCCCACACTCAACGGCCTCTCACTGGAAATCAACCTTCCGCAGGACCACAGTCCCTCCACATGTCCCAGCATACAGTCCCACCACA AACTGGCTCTTGAAAAGCTGTCACTGAAATCGTCAGCGTTCCAGACGACGGTTGTGAGTTTTCCGGCTGTGCTTGAACACGCTCCGGTGCTGACCAGCCTCCACGTCACCGGCGTCCGGCACGCCCGCGGGCTGCTTTGCATGTTGCCAG AGTGTAATCCTCTCTTGAAAGAACTACGTTTGGAAGACATGAGTCTGGCAGACTGCCATCAGGAGCTCCTTCATCTTCTAGAGAACTCCGTTCTGGAGG AACTGTCCCTGAGGGACTGTAGACTGCTGGAAAAATGTGCAGAGAAGAAGGACCTGTTAGTGGCGTTTGTGGAGGCAGCGAGGAGACGTTCGTCTCTCCGTGTCCTCGCACTGCCTCAGAACCGTCTGG CTCCAACTTTATCCTGCCTGCTGACCTGTTGGAGTTCAGTCAGAGGATGGAGATCTATCGCCCTGTCCATCGCCTAA
- the lrrc41 gene encoding leucine-rich repeat-containing protein 41 isoform X1, protein MATGSSSLVQLCIKTVARHMDALEERVRDLPASLLKDLMPHLNIFYLDRIEKAAKLKGVSTSFAWAAKWQDLNRTWRCKLKFMSPEADWKQTCLESVFHMVLMRRTQVQNSFPELSASDVLSVSAPYVRVLSLHATARVVCTRLASEELRPVLSALEKGVRSLRMLDARTLLRHGHADVLFVLHRLLDHGAVTEVLLRRAPDHSVLGWFMSRCRGSHRTPSAASGSSGDEDLWTREGPGAAKRPRLCLLGYEEQGSKWTPSCSADGPCPQGQVRCLDLEVPTLSTVSQLLPSCLGLHAFHLSCSQPVVEDEVADLVESLTKLFLSPHCCLRDLSVGNVCDRGLLASVLTACPTLNGLSLEINLPQDHSPSTCPSIQSHHKLALEKLSLKSSAFQTTVVSFPAVLEHAPVLTSLHVTGVRHARGLLCMLPECNPLLKELRLEDMSLADCHQELLHLLENSVLEELSLRDCRLLEKCAEKKDLLVAFVEAARRRSSLRVLALPQNRLATGVIEIADLFLGECSSKITKLDLSSNFILPADLLEFSQRMEIYRPVHRLTLDLRFNPLDRDPELKGQALRKLLPFCNILTDGWDSRSTLADHVSVM, encoded by the exons ATGGCTACCGGCAGTTCGTCGCTCGTGCAGCTGTGCATCAAGACGGTCGCGCGACACATGGACGCGCTGGAAGAGCGCGTGCGCG ATTTGCCAGCTTCACTGCTCAAAGACTTGATGCCCCATCTGAACATTTTCTACCTGGACAGAATAGAAAAGGCTGCAAAACTTAAAG GAGTATCTACGTCGTTTGCTTGGGCGGCGAAGTGGCAGGACTTAAATCGAACATGGAGATGCAAACTGAAG TTCATGTCTCCGGAGGCGGACTGGAAGCAGACGTGTCTGGAGAGTGTTTTCCACATGGTTCTGATGAGACGCACCCAAGTGCAGAACTCCTTCCCAGAACTCAGCGCTTCCGACGTTCTCTCCGTGTCTGCGCCGTACGTGCGTGTGCTCTCCCTCCACGCCACAGCGCGGGTCGTGTGCACGCGTCTGGCCTCCGAGGAGCTGCGACCCGTCCTGTCCGCTCTGGAGAAGGGGGTGAGGTCCCTCAGGATGCTGGACGCCAGGACGCTGCTCAGACATGGACACGCAGACGTGCTGTTTGTGCTCCACCGTCTGCTCGACCATGGGGCAGTGACGGAGGTGCTTCTGAGGAGAGCTCCTGATCACTCGGTCTTGGGCTGGTTCATGTCCAGATGTAGAGGTTCCCACAGGACGCCTTCAGCCGCTTCAGGGAGTTCTGGTGATGAAGATCTCTGGACGCGGGAGGGACCAGGTGCAGCCAAACGTCCTCGCTTGTGTCTGCTTGGGTATGAGGAGCAGGGCAGCAAGTGGACCCCCTCCTGCAGTGCTGATGGGCCGTGTCCCCAGGGGCAGGTCCGGTGTCTGGACCTGGAGGTTCCCACCCTGAGCACCGTGTCCCAACTTCTGCCTTCTTGCCTGGGACTCCACGCCTTCCACCTCTCCTGCAGCC AGCCTGTGGTGGAGGATGAAGTAGCCGACCTGGTGGAGTCCCTCACAAAGCTGTTCCTGAGCCCCCACTGTTGCCTAAGAGACCTGAGCGTTGGGAATGTGTGTGACCGGGGTCTCCTGGCCAGCGTCCTGACCGCCTGTCCCACACTCAACGGCCTCTCACTGGAAATCAACCTTCCGCAGGACCACAGTCCCTCCACATGTCCCAGCATACAGTCCCACCACA AACTGGCTCTTGAAAAGCTGTCACTGAAATCGTCAGCGTTCCAGACGACGGTTGTGAGTTTTCCGGCTGTGCTTGAACACGCTCCGGTGCTGACCAGCCTCCACGTCACCGGCGTCCGGCACGCCCGCGGGCTGCTTTGCATGTTGCCAG AGTGTAATCCTCTCTTGAAAGAACTACGTTTGGAAGACATGAGTCTGGCAGACTGCCATCAGGAGCTCCTTCATCTTCTAGAGAACTCCGTTCTGGAGG AACTGTCCCTGAGGGACTGTAGACTGCTGGAAAAATGTGCAGAGAAGAAGGACCTGTTAGTGGCGTTTGTGGAGGCAGCGAGGAGACGTTCGTCTCTCCGTGTCCTCGCACTGCCTCAGAACCGTCTGG CAACAGGTGTCATCGAGATAGCAGACCTGTTTTTAGGAGAATGTTCCAGTAAAATAACTAAATTAGACCTGAG CTCCAACTTTATCCTGCCTGCTGACCTGTTGGAGTTCAGTCAGAGGATGGAGATCTATCGCCCTGTCCATCGCCTAACTCTGGACCTGCGATTTAACCCTCTCGATCGTGACCCAGAGTTGAAAGGTCAAGCTTTGAGAAAGCTCCTCCCCTTTTGTAACATTCTGACTGACGGCTGGGACTCCAGGTCAACCTTGGCGGATCACGTGAGTGTGATGTAA
- the lrrc41 gene encoding leucine-rich repeat-containing protein 41 isoform X2, translating to MATGSSSLVQLCIKTVARHMDALEERVRDLPASLLKDLMPHLNIFYLDRIEKAAKLKGVSTSFAWAAKWQDLNRTWRCKLKFMSPEADWKQTCLESVFHMVLMRRTQVQNSFPELSASDVLSVSAPYVRVLSLHATARVVCTRLASEELRPVLSALEKGVRSLRMLDARTLLRHGHADVLFVLHRLLDHGAVTEVLLRRAPDHSVLGWFMSRCRGSHRTPSAASGSSGDEDLWTREGPGAAKRPRLCLLGYEEQGSKWTPSCSADGPCPQGQVRCLDLEVPTLSTVSQLLPSCLGLHAFHLSCSQPVVEDEVADLVESLTKLFLSPHCCLRDLSVGNVCDRGLLASVLTACPTLNGLSLEINLPQDHSPSTCPSIQSHHKLALEKLSLKSSAFQTTVVSFPAVLEHAPVLTSLHVTGVRHARGLLCMLPELRLEDMSLADCHQELLHLLENSVLEELSLRDCRLLEKCAEKKDLLVAFVEAARRRSSLRVLALPQNRLATGVIEIADLFLGECSSKITKLDLSSNFILPADLLEFSQRMEIYRPVHRLTLDLRFNPLDRDPELKGQALRKLLPFCNILTDGWDSRSTLADHVSVM from the exons ATGGCTACCGGCAGTTCGTCGCTCGTGCAGCTGTGCATCAAGACGGTCGCGCGACACATGGACGCGCTGGAAGAGCGCGTGCGCG ATTTGCCAGCTTCACTGCTCAAAGACTTGATGCCCCATCTGAACATTTTCTACCTGGACAGAATAGAAAAGGCTGCAAAACTTAAAG GAGTATCTACGTCGTTTGCTTGGGCGGCGAAGTGGCAGGACTTAAATCGAACATGGAGATGCAAACTGAAG TTCATGTCTCCGGAGGCGGACTGGAAGCAGACGTGTCTGGAGAGTGTTTTCCACATGGTTCTGATGAGACGCACCCAAGTGCAGAACTCCTTCCCAGAACTCAGCGCTTCCGACGTTCTCTCCGTGTCTGCGCCGTACGTGCGTGTGCTCTCCCTCCACGCCACAGCGCGGGTCGTGTGCACGCGTCTGGCCTCCGAGGAGCTGCGACCCGTCCTGTCCGCTCTGGAGAAGGGGGTGAGGTCCCTCAGGATGCTGGACGCCAGGACGCTGCTCAGACATGGACACGCAGACGTGCTGTTTGTGCTCCACCGTCTGCTCGACCATGGGGCAGTGACGGAGGTGCTTCTGAGGAGAGCTCCTGATCACTCGGTCTTGGGCTGGTTCATGTCCAGATGTAGAGGTTCCCACAGGACGCCTTCAGCCGCTTCAGGGAGTTCTGGTGATGAAGATCTCTGGACGCGGGAGGGACCAGGTGCAGCCAAACGTCCTCGCTTGTGTCTGCTTGGGTATGAGGAGCAGGGCAGCAAGTGGACCCCCTCCTGCAGTGCTGATGGGCCGTGTCCCCAGGGGCAGGTCCGGTGTCTGGACCTGGAGGTTCCCACCCTGAGCACCGTGTCCCAACTTCTGCCTTCTTGCCTGGGACTCCACGCCTTCCACCTCTCCTGCAGCC AGCCTGTGGTGGAGGATGAAGTAGCCGACCTGGTGGAGTCCCTCACAAAGCTGTTCCTGAGCCCCCACTGTTGCCTAAGAGACCTGAGCGTTGGGAATGTGTGTGACCGGGGTCTCCTGGCCAGCGTCCTGACCGCCTGTCCCACACTCAACGGCCTCTCACTGGAAATCAACCTTCCGCAGGACCACAGTCCCTCCACATGTCCCAGCATACAGTCCCACCACA AACTGGCTCTTGAAAAGCTGTCACTGAAATCGTCAGCGTTCCAGACGACGGTTGTGAGTTTTCCGGCTGTGCTTGAACACGCTCCGGTGCTGACCAGCCTCCACGTCACCGGCGTCCGGCACGCCCGCGGGCTGCTTTGCATGTTGCCAG AACTACGTTTGGAAGACATGAGTCTGGCAGACTGCCATCAGGAGCTCCTTCATCTTCTAGAGAACTCCGTTCTGGAGG AACTGTCCCTGAGGGACTGTAGACTGCTGGAAAAATGTGCAGAGAAGAAGGACCTGTTAGTGGCGTTTGTGGAGGCAGCGAGGAGACGTTCGTCTCTCCGTGTCCTCGCACTGCCTCAGAACCGTCTGG CAACAGGTGTCATCGAGATAGCAGACCTGTTTTTAGGAGAATGTTCCAGTAAAATAACTAAATTAGACCTGAG CTCCAACTTTATCCTGCCTGCTGACCTGTTGGAGTTCAGTCAGAGGATGGAGATCTATCGCCCTGTCCATCGCCTAACTCTGGACCTGCGATTTAACCCTCTCGATCGTGACCCAGAGTTGAAAGGTCAAGCTTTGAGAAAGCTCCTCCCCTTTTGTAACATTCTGACTGACGGCTGGGACTCCAGGTCAACCTTGGCGGATCACGTGAGTGTGATGTAA
- the rad54l gene encoding DNA repair and recombination protein RAD54-like isoform X2, with amino-acid sequence MIFQITKRKKGEKDPQDRYMSPYRKPLTQLTNRPVCVDGNVHEAFIRSILSRPFKVPIPNYTGPLGLRALGLKRAGVRKALHDPFEDGALVLYEPPVISAHDLIKADKDKLPVHVVVDPVLSKVLRPHQREGVKFLWDCVTGRRISGSHGCIMADEMGLGKTLQCITLVWTLLRQSPDLKPEIDKAIVVSPSSLVRNWYNEVAKWLGGRVQPLAIDGGSKEEIDRKLVHFISQNGLRVPSPILIISYETFRLHAEVLHKGKVGLVICDEGHRLKNSDNQTYQALNAMNARRRVLISGTPIQNDLLEYFSLVHFVNTGILGTAQEFKRRFELPILKGRDANASAKDRTAGEEKLKELISIVNRCLIRRTSDILSKYLPVKIEQVVCCRLTPLQRELYQLFLRQAKPVESLQQGNISVSSLSSITSLKKLCNHPALIYEKCLEEDEGFAGALELFPPGYSTKAVEPQLSGKMLVLDYILAMTRSTTSDKVVLVSNYTQTLDLFEKLCRARKYLYVRLDGTMSIKKRAKIVERFNSPSNPEFIFMLSSKAGGCGLNLIGANRLVMFDPDWNPANDEQAMARVWRDGQRKTCYIYRLLSTGTIEEKILQRQAHKKALSSCVVDEEQDVERHFSLEELKELFTLNEDTVSDTHDRFRCRRCVNGRQVRPPPEDSDCTSDLSCWNHCVDKRGVRDTVLQASWDAAVSFVFHQRSHEDQRGLV; translated from the exons ATGATCTTTCAGATAACCAAACGGAAGAAGGGGGAGAAAGATCCACAAGACCGTTACATGTCTCCATATCGGAAACCCCTGACACAGCTCACGAACcgccctgtgtgtgtggacggcaATGTGCAC GAGGCTTTCATTCGAAGTATCCTCTCAAGACCATTCAAGGTTCCCATCCCCAATTACACAG GCCCGTTAGGACTCCGGGCTCTGGGCTTGAAGAGGGCTGGTGTCAGGAAGGCTTTGCACGACCCATTTGAAGATGGAGCTCTGGTTCTCTACGAGCCCCCTGTCATTAGTGCCCACGACCTCATCAAAGCAGACAA AGACAAGTTGCCGGTTCACGTTGTTGTCGACCCTGTGCTCAGTAAGGTCCTTCGACCCCACCAAAGAGAG GGGGTGAAGTTTCTGTGGGactgtgtgacgggcaggcgCATCTCGGGGTCCCACGGCTGCATCATGGCCGACGAGATGGGCCTGGGCAAGACGCTGCAGTGCATTACGCTGGTGTGGACCCTACTCAGGCAGAGCCCTGATCTCAAGCCCGAGATCGACAAAGCCATCGTGGTCTCTCCCTCCAGTCTGGTGCGCAACTGGTACAACGAAGTGGCCAAGTGGCTGGGGGGCCGTGTGCAGCCGCTGGCCATCGACGGGGGGTCCAAAGAAGAGATCGACCGCAAGCTTG TGCACTTCATTTCCCAGAATGGCTTGCGGGTTCCGTCTCCTATTCTGATCATTTCGTATGAGACGTTCCGCCTCCATGCGGAGGTCCTCCACAAGGGCAAGGTTGGCCTGGTCATCTGTGACGAG GGCCACAGGTTGAAGAACTCTGATAATCAGACGTACCAGGCTCTGAATGCCATGAATGCTCGGAGGAGAGTTCTGATCTCTGGCACGCCCATTCAGAACGACCTGCTGGAGTACTTCAGTCTTGTGCACTTCGTCAACACTGGCATCCTCG GCACGGCGCAGGAGTTCAAGAGGCGCTTCGAGCTGCCCATCCTGAAAGGACGTGATGCCAACGCCAGCGCCAAAGATCGCACTGCAGGGGAGGAGAAGCTGAAGGAGCTCATCAGCATCGTCAACAG GTGCTTGATCAGGAGGACCTCAGACATTCTTTCCAAGTACCTGCCTGTGAAAATAGAGCAAGTTGTTTGCTGCAG gctaaCCCCTCTGCAGAGGGAGCTGTATCAGCTGTTCCTGAGGCAGGCCAAGCCTGTTGAAAGTCTCCAGCAGGGCAACATCAGCGTATCTTCTCtgtcctccatcacctccctcaagAAGCTGTGTAACC ATCCTGCTCTGATCTATGAGAAGTGTTTGGAGGAGGATGAAGGCTTTGCTGGTGCACTGGAGCTCTTCCCACCCGGTTATTCCACTAAAGCTGTGGAACCACAGCTCTCAG GTAAGATGTTGGTCTTAGATTATATTCTGGCCATGACCAGAAGCACCACGAGTGACAAGGTGGTGCTGGTGTCCAACTACACCCAGACCCTGGACCTCTTCGAGAAGCTCTGTCGTGCTCGGAA ATATCTGTATGTGAGACTGGATGGAACGATGTCCATTAAGAAGAGAGCCAAGATAGTTGAGCGGTTCAACAGCCCCTCT AACCCAGAGTTCATCTTCATGCTAAGCAGCAAAGCTGGTGGGTGTGGCCTAAATCTGATTGGTGCAAATCGGTTGGTGATGTTCGACCCGGACTGGAACCCGGCCAATGACGAGCAGGCGATGGCGAGGGTGTGGCGTGATGGCCAGAGAAAGACGTGCTACATCTACCGGCTGCTGTCG acgggCACCATCGAGGAGAAGATCCTACAGAGACAGGCCCATAAGAAAGCCCTGAGCAGCTGTGTGGTGGACGAGGAGCAGGATGTGGAGAGACATTTCTCCCTGGAGGAGTTGAAGGAGCTGTTCACACTCAACGAGGACACAGTCAGCGACACACACGACAG GTTCCGTTGCCGGCGGTGTGTAAACGGCCGTCAGGTGCGACCCCCTCCCGAGGACTCTGACTGCACCAGCGACCTCTCCTGCTGGAACCACTGTGTGGACAAGAGAGGCGTGAGGGACACTGTCCTCCAGGCCTCCTGGGACGCCGCCGTCTCCTTCGTCTTCCACCAGCGCTCACATGAGGACCAGCGGGGACTCGTCTGA
- the rad54l gene encoding DNA repair and recombination protein RAD54-like isoform X1, producing MRRSLAPSQVAKRKQRDSSDDEDWSPEIITKRKKGEKDPQDRYMSPYRKPLTQLTNRPVCVDGNVHEAFIRSILSRPFKVPIPNYTGPLGLRALGLKRAGVRKALHDPFEDGALVLYEPPVISAHDLIKADKDKLPVHVVVDPVLSKVLRPHQREGVKFLWDCVTGRRISGSHGCIMADEMGLGKTLQCITLVWTLLRQSPDLKPEIDKAIVVSPSSLVRNWYNEVAKWLGGRVQPLAIDGGSKEEIDRKLVHFISQNGLRVPSPILIISYETFRLHAEVLHKGKVGLVICDEGHRLKNSDNQTYQALNAMNARRRVLISGTPIQNDLLEYFSLVHFVNTGILGTAQEFKRRFELPILKGRDANASAKDRTAGEEKLKELISIVNRCLIRRTSDILSKYLPVKIEQVVCCRLTPLQRELYQLFLRQAKPVESLQQGNISVSSLSSITSLKKLCNHPALIYEKCLEEDEGFAGALELFPPGYSTKAVEPQLSGKMLVLDYILAMTRSTTSDKVVLVSNYTQTLDLFEKLCRARKYLYVRLDGTMSIKKRAKIVERFNSPSNPEFIFMLSSKAGGCGLNLIGANRLVMFDPDWNPANDEQAMARVWRDGQRKTCYIYRLLSTGTIEEKILQRQAHKKALSSCVVDEEQDVERHFSLEELKELFTLNEDTVSDTHDRFRCRRCVNGRQVRPPPEDSDCTSDLSCWNHCVDKRGVRDTVLQASWDAAVSFVFHQRSHEDQRGLV from the exons ATG AGGAGAAGCCTCGCACCGAGTCAGGTGGCCAAAAGAAAACAGAGAGATTCATCCGATGATGAAGACTGGAGCCCAGAGATT ATAACCAAACGGAAGAAGGGGGAGAAAGATCCACAAGACCGTTACATGTCTCCATATCGGAAACCCCTGACACAGCTCACGAACcgccctgtgtgtgtggacggcaATGTGCAC GAGGCTTTCATTCGAAGTATCCTCTCAAGACCATTCAAGGTTCCCATCCCCAATTACACAG GCCCGTTAGGACTCCGGGCTCTGGGCTTGAAGAGGGCTGGTGTCAGGAAGGCTTTGCACGACCCATTTGAAGATGGAGCTCTGGTTCTCTACGAGCCCCCTGTCATTAGTGCCCACGACCTCATCAAAGCAGACAA AGACAAGTTGCCGGTTCACGTTGTTGTCGACCCTGTGCTCAGTAAGGTCCTTCGACCCCACCAAAGAGAG GGGGTGAAGTTTCTGTGGGactgtgtgacgggcaggcgCATCTCGGGGTCCCACGGCTGCATCATGGCCGACGAGATGGGCCTGGGCAAGACGCTGCAGTGCATTACGCTGGTGTGGACCCTACTCAGGCAGAGCCCTGATCTCAAGCCCGAGATCGACAAAGCCATCGTGGTCTCTCCCTCCAGTCTGGTGCGCAACTGGTACAACGAAGTGGCCAAGTGGCTGGGGGGCCGTGTGCAGCCGCTGGCCATCGACGGGGGGTCCAAAGAAGAGATCGACCGCAAGCTTG TGCACTTCATTTCCCAGAATGGCTTGCGGGTTCCGTCTCCTATTCTGATCATTTCGTATGAGACGTTCCGCCTCCATGCGGAGGTCCTCCACAAGGGCAAGGTTGGCCTGGTCATCTGTGACGAG GGCCACAGGTTGAAGAACTCTGATAATCAGACGTACCAGGCTCTGAATGCCATGAATGCTCGGAGGAGAGTTCTGATCTCTGGCACGCCCATTCAGAACGACCTGCTGGAGTACTTCAGTCTTGTGCACTTCGTCAACACTGGCATCCTCG GCACGGCGCAGGAGTTCAAGAGGCGCTTCGAGCTGCCCATCCTGAAAGGACGTGATGCCAACGCCAGCGCCAAAGATCGCACTGCAGGGGAGGAGAAGCTGAAGGAGCTCATCAGCATCGTCAACAG GTGCTTGATCAGGAGGACCTCAGACATTCTTTCCAAGTACCTGCCTGTGAAAATAGAGCAAGTTGTTTGCTGCAG gctaaCCCCTCTGCAGAGGGAGCTGTATCAGCTGTTCCTGAGGCAGGCCAAGCCTGTTGAAAGTCTCCAGCAGGGCAACATCAGCGTATCTTCTCtgtcctccatcacctccctcaagAAGCTGTGTAACC ATCCTGCTCTGATCTATGAGAAGTGTTTGGAGGAGGATGAAGGCTTTGCTGGTGCACTGGAGCTCTTCCCACCCGGTTATTCCACTAAAGCTGTGGAACCACAGCTCTCAG GTAAGATGTTGGTCTTAGATTATATTCTGGCCATGACCAGAAGCACCACGAGTGACAAGGTGGTGCTGGTGTCCAACTACACCCAGACCCTGGACCTCTTCGAGAAGCTCTGTCGTGCTCGGAA ATATCTGTATGTGAGACTGGATGGAACGATGTCCATTAAGAAGAGAGCCAAGATAGTTGAGCGGTTCAACAGCCCCTCT AACCCAGAGTTCATCTTCATGCTAAGCAGCAAAGCTGGTGGGTGTGGCCTAAATCTGATTGGTGCAAATCGGTTGGTGATGTTCGACCCGGACTGGAACCCGGCCAATGACGAGCAGGCGATGGCGAGGGTGTGGCGTGATGGCCAGAGAAAGACGTGCTACATCTACCGGCTGCTGTCG acgggCACCATCGAGGAGAAGATCCTACAGAGACAGGCCCATAAGAAAGCCCTGAGCAGCTGTGTGGTGGACGAGGAGCAGGATGTGGAGAGACATTTCTCCCTGGAGGAGTTGAAGGAGCTGTTCACACTCAACGAGGACACAGTCAGCGACACACACGACAG GTTCCGTTGCCGGCGGTGTGTAAACGGCCGTCAGGTGCGACCCCCTCCCGAGGACTCTGACTGCACCAGCGACCTCTCCTGCTGGAACCACTGTGTGGACAAGAGAGGCGTGAGGGACACTGTCCTCCAGGCCTCCTGGGACGCCGCCGTCTCCTTCGTCTTCCACCAGCGCTCACATGAGGACCAGCGGGGACTCGTCTGA
- the uqcrh gene encoding cytochrome b-c1 complex subunit 6, mitochondrial, with amino-acid sequence MVFEEKMISNGDPQEEEEEEEEEDMVDPLETVRQKCEQTEHCVHAREKLESCETRVGSRSQTTEECTEELFDFLHARDHCVSHHLFNSIK; translated from the exons ATGGTGTTTGAAGAGAAAATGATCTCCAACGGAGACCCACAGGAG gaggaagaggaggaggaggaagaggacatgGTG GACCCCTTAGAGACGGTTAGGCAGAAGTGTGAGCAGACGGAGCACTGTGTCCACGCACGGGAGAAGCTGGAGTCTTGTGAAACCAGGGTGGGCTCACGGTCCCAGACCACGGAGGAGTGCACAGAGGAACTGTTTGACTTCCTGCACGCACGAGACCACTGT GTGTCCCACCATCTCTTCAATTCGATCAAATGA